The DNA segment GTAAACATTCAAAGTTTATTATTAAAGGATTTTATATGAGCGGAACAGGTTTTTTTAGTAATTCAGTTTTAAGTATTGTTGGCACAGCTGCAATATATGTAATTGGATTTAAAAATCCAGCTTTACTCAAAGCACTGGTAAAAAATCCATCCTTGATTAGTAAAGAACTAGACGCATTTTATATTGGTACTAGATCTGCAAATAGAATCTTACAATATGAGAAAGATCACTTACCTCATAATATGTCTTCACTGCAAGCTCATCAAAATTCAATAACAACAACTCATAATGCTGGACACCACTTAGATCAAGCAGCATAGATAATGTCTCAACCAAAAGATTGAATCTTAAATATAACAATTAGCAAAACATGCAGAAACATTTCCGCAAGTCACAGTATGAAAGTAGTAGATTTTTTCATATTGATGACCAAGTAATTTTAAGATATGCTTATGATAATCCCTAATATTTGTAACTTGAGTTTTAATAATGTTTGCAAGTTGCATGTAAACCACATGAATACCTTGAAATAGTTGATATATCCATCTCATTGTAGGTTTCTTGGTAGGCTTGTCTAGTTGATTTATCACAATAGACTTATTGCGAAATCAAATGGAAGAGAAATAATTTTCTGTCAAACTTAAGTTTTCAATTTTTAATTACGTCATGCAGCCTCCTTCTGATCAATGTGGTAGTTATTTAACCCACAAGCAATGAGCATAAATCTATCAGCTTTATCATTTCCCTTGTTTCTGTAGATATGAGAGACAGAATTGTATTTTTTTATGTGAGCAATGGCATGTTCATTTACAACTCTTCTTTTACTAATATTTTTATTAGTTTCTTTTTCTTCTTCTGTAAGTTCTTTACCTCAAGGCTTTTTTCTAGGCATTCTTACTTTCAGATTTGAATATTCTGTTGTAATTCCATCAAACCCTTTATCAACATTAGAAGTAACATCAGGAGGAATACCCTGAAACTCTTTTACCGTTATACCTGTAAGTGATTTACAAATTGAATCGTTTTTTAGTCCGGATTTTGCATTAATCATGAAAGTATCTCCTTACACTTTCAGACTAATTGCCCTAACTTTTTGTGGCCTATCCTTATTCTTTTGTTACTATTCCGCAATAAGTCTAGTAAATAATATTTTCTAGCCCGTAAACTAAATGATCTAATCCCATAACTTTTTTAATGGCCATTAAAACTCCAGGCATAAATGCAGTACGGTCGTAAGTATCATGTCTTATTGTAAGTGTTTGTCCAGTCATGCCCATAATAATTTCTTGATTTGCAATTACTCCTGGCAAACGGACACTGTGTATATGAATATTTCCTTCTCCTACAGCTCCTCTTGCTCCTTTTATAGTTTCTTTGCTAGTAGAGCCATGCGGCCGCATGGCTCTACTTCCAAATAATTTTCTGTTTTCAGCCATAAGTTCAGCTGACTTTATAGAAGTACCACTTGGTGCATCTAACTTCTTATCGTGATGGTACTCAATAATTTCTGCATTGGCAAAATATTTACTGGCTTCCTTTGCAAATTTCATCATAAGTACTGCACCTACTGCAAAGTTTGGTGCAACAATTGCACCAATAGCATTTTGTTTTGCAATTTTTGAGAGCTCGTTAACATCATCTTTTGTCATTCCAGTAGTTCCAATAACAACACGAACACCAGCTTTTAAGGCAACTTGAGCATTTACAATTACAATTTCAGGCATTGTAAAATCTACCATTACATTAGGATTAGATTTAACAAGTGTTTCTTTTAAATCACCGGTAAGTTTTACACCAGTCTCATCTATTCCACATAGTAAGCCAATATCTTTTCCTAAATTTGGATTGCCTGATCTATCAACACCACCAACTAGTTTTAAATCTGCTTCTGCAGATACTGCTCTTACAACAGCTTGTCCCATCTTTCCAGCTGCACCACAAACTAATACTTTTATATCTTTTGGCATATAAAAATTATAACAAGACTACAACTTCATCAGGGATATTATTTTTATCTACATGGATGATCTTTGGCTTAAAGTTTTTTACTTCTTCTTCATTAAGTTGTGCATAGCTAACAATTATTACAATATCTTCAGTTTTTATTTTATGACTTGCTGCACCGTTTACACAAATAGTGCCAGAGTTCTTAGAACCAGATATTGCATATGTTATGAGCCTTTCTCCATTTGTAATGTTTAGAACTTGAATTTGTTCATATTCTTTTATGTTTGCCAGTTCCATTAAGTATGAATCAATAGTTAAGCTACCAATGTAATTAAGATTAGACTTAGTAACTGTTGCACGGTGGATTTTACTTTTTAAGAATGTTCTAAGCATTAAAAATCTCTCTTTGCATTGACATAGTATCAATTTTATCTGCTGATAGTTTTTTTAAACTTCTTATTGTCAATTTGCCTTGTAAGTTTAAGTCTTCACTTAGTTTTTTAATCAATCCATAAATGTCGATTTCAGAAATTGGTTTGCCTTTTTCATTTAAAAATAAGCTTAAACAGTTACTTGAACTAGCTAAATTAGCTCTAACTTCAAGCAAATATTCCCTAAGCAAGGTAAATATTTCATGTGGCAGATAAATTTTCTCTGTATCAGATAAATCAATCACTTTGTTTTCAAAGTCAACTTGAAAAGTATTTACCCGTGCAATTTGTGTTGCAGAAAGCCCTAACTTACCAATTAGTAATAAAATTAACCTTTGATCAATTCTTAACTTGGTGTCTTCAATAATTTTCTTAATGTCATTTTTTTCAAGCTCATTTTCTTCTGTTTTAAAAAATGTTGCTTGGTTAGTAACTATTAATGAATAGTTAGCTGGTATAAGCTTGTGAATGTATAAGTATCTTAAAAAGAGCCTAAATGTTGATGCTCTTCTATTAAAAGAGTTTTGTTCTTTGTTTGTTTCTTCTAAATGCTTTAAGTAACTTTTTACCCAGCCTTGGTTTATGTCTTGAAGTT comes from the Candidatus Melainabacteria bacterium genome and includes:
- a CDS encoding 4-hydroxy-tetrahydrodipicolinate reductase — translated: MPKDIKVLVCGAAGKMGQAVVRAVSAEADLKLVGGVDRSGNPNLGKDIGLLCGIDETGVKLTGDLKETLVKSNPNVMVDFTMPEIVIVNAQVALKAGVRVVIGTTGMTKDDVNELSKIAKQNAIGAIVAPNFAVGAVLMMKFAKEASKYFANAEIIEYHHDKKLDAPSGTSIKSAELMAENRKLFGSRAMRPHGSTSKETIKGARGAVGEGNIHIHSVRLPGVIANQEIIMGMTGQTLTIRHDTYDRTAFMPGVLMAIKKVMGLDHLVYGLENIIY
- a CDS encoding aspartate 1-decarboxylase; its protein translation is MLRTFLKSKIHRATVTKSNLNYIGSLTIDSYLMELANIKEYEQIQVLNITNGERLITYAISGSKNSGTICVNGAASHKIKTEDIVIIVSYAQLNEEEVKNFKPKIIHVDKNNIPDEVVVLL
- a CDS encoding site-specific integrase, with protein sequence MKEIIEQFINQILEDQKFSLNTKAAYKSDLNEFLEYVVSTNTQLQDINQGWVKSYLKHLEETNKEQNSFNRRASTFRLFLRYLYIHKLIPANYSLIVTNQATFFKTEENELEKNDIKKIIEDTKLRIDQRLILLLIGKLGLSATQIARVNTFQVDFENKVIDLSDTEKIYLPHEIFTLLREYLLEVRANLASSSNCLSLFLNEKGKPISEIDIYGLIKKLSEDLNLQGKLTIRSLKKLSADKIDTMSMQREIFNA